Proteins found in one Lysinibacillus fusiformis genomic segment:
- a CDS encoding MFS transporter: MDYRKKTVVASVAGLTLEGMDIMFISFAMTMIIAEFNIDLATGGLISSITNIGMLLGGIVFGVLADKYGRVKVFTYTIILFAIGTALTGVATSIEQVYVYRFIAGLGAGGEYGIGMALVAEAWPKNKQGRASSYVSVGAQYGVILAALLSAIILPTLGWRALFFVGLLPVIFAFIVRKNIDESPEWLAAQKKQKNKQENGKLTQLFASPRITMTTLSLILMATVQIAGYNGLMIWLPSMLQKSQGLSVSSSALWTISTAVGMIIGMLTFGRFMDRFGAKRTFGIFLLASACAVFLYSFATGAVAILVGGAVVGFFSNGMFAGYGALISSFYPVQIRSTATNTIFNFGRAIGGFSPIFVGYILQSYDMTVVMIYLAALYCISFIIMLTLKSSGKELQTA, encoded by the coding sequence ATGGATTATCGTAAAAAAACCGTGGTCGCTTCAGTGGCTGGGTTAACGCTAGAAGGAATGGACATTATGTTTATTTCTTTTGCTATGACAATGATTATTGCAGAATTTAATATTGACCTTGCAACAGGTGGATTGATTTCATCCATCACGAATATTGGGATGCTACTGGGTGGTATTGTTTTCGGAGTGTTAGCAGATAAATATGGTCGAGTAAAAGTGTTTACGTATACGATTATTTTATTTGCTATCGGAACGGCCTTAACAGGAGTAGCAACAAGTATTGAACAAGTTTATGTGTATAGATTTATTGCTGGCTTAGGTGCAGGTGGGGAATACGGTATTGGTATGGCGCTTGTGGCAGAGGCTTGGCCAAAAAATAAACAAGGCAGAGCATCCTCCTACGTCAGTGTAGGTGCACAATATGGAGTAATTTTAGCAGCTTTGTTAAGTGCTATTATTTTACCAACATTAGGATGGCGAGCATTATTCTTTGTAGGATTACTACCAGTCATTTTCGCCTTTATCGTACGTAAAAATATTGATGAATCACCAGAATGGTTAGCAGCGCAGAAAAAACAAAAAAATAAGCAAGAGAACGGGAAATTGACACAGTTATTTGCTTCACCACGTATCACCATGACAACACTCTCTCTGATTCTAATGGCTACTGTTCAAATTGCAGGCTATAATGGTCTGATGATTTGGCTACCATCGATGCTACAGAAATCGCAGGGTTTATCGGTCTCAAGCTCAGCATTGTGGACAATTAGTACCGCAGTCGGCATGATCATTGGAATGCTGACGTTTGGTAGATTTATGGATCGTTTTGGTGCAAAGCGAACATTCGGTATCTTTTTATTAGCCTCTGCATGTGCTGTATTCCTTTACTCATTTGCAACAGGTGCAGTAGCGATATTAGTAGGTGGTGCGGTTGTAGGATTCTTCTCTAATGGCATGTTTGCAGGATATGGTGCATTAATTAGTAGCTTCTATCCGGTACAAATTCGCAGTACTGCAACAAACACCATTTTTAACTTTGGTCGAGCTATAGGTGGGTTTTCACCAATCTTTGTCGGCTATATTTTACAAAGCTACGATATGACTGTCGTTATGATTTACTTAGCAGCACTGTATTGTATTTCCTTTATCATCATGCTAACGCTTAAGAGCTCAGGTAAGGAATTGCAAACAGCATAA
- a CDS encoding trypsin-like peptidase domain-containing protein encodes MIVTTRPLKIKYKKSVNTFQEFMQINHNKHSLTKEVVFLRYIGIPNSVELYKEDILKMEEYFSKQNVFYLRLHKLEIIRNKEDVDRLSESWRMWQTAADNTQLLYKVPLCSKLASDQLEWTKKLSFKQMIQLFKENQTYPNETLLKNFAVKFLYWMDYYLPQIFSEENQTSQKIVFIGDITQHELLFLYFLSTLGCDICYMNPKGDMANLYPIIETSSTLHMCRHFYEKEITLPTKSTARQLNIPAQNTNTTEEWSYEQLASLATSVVMIKTFGEDDKVLCFGSGVVLHQAGYILTNLHVVGGGKYYSVLYENDTNEYITHQFVKYHDMHDLAILKVDRISHPLPVKMDGQLVRGQKIVAIGSPLGLFNSVSDGIVSGFRDIRQMSMIQFTAAISNGSSGGALLDMHGRLVGLITAGFDDGQNLNLAVPAYLIYQFAQNFIEIAT; translated from the coding sequence ATGATTGTGACAACTAGACCGTTAAAAATTAAATATAAAAAATCAGTAAATACTTTTCAGGAGTTTATGCAAATTAATCACAACAAACATTCCCTTACGAAGGAAGTTGTTTTTCTACGATATATTGGTATACCTAATTCTGTAGAACTTTATAAAGAAGATATTCTAAAAATGGAGGAGTATTTCTCCAAGCAAAACGTATTTTATTTACGACTACATAAGCTTGAGATCATCCGCAATAAGGAAGATGTAGATAGATTGTCGGAAAGTTGGAGAATGTGGCAGACTGCTGCTGACAACACGCAATTACTGTATAAGGTACCTTTATGTAGTAAATTAGCGAGTGATCAACTTGAATGGACAAAAAAGCTAAGCTTTAAACAGATGATTCAACTATTTAAAGAAAATCAGACTTATCCTAATGAAACGTTGTTAAAAAATTTTGCAGTTAAATTTTTGTATTGGATGGATTATTATTTACCACAAATTTTTTCTGAGGAAAATCAAACGTCCCAAAAAATTGTTTTTATAGGTGACATCACGCAGCATGAATTATTGTTTTTATATTTCTTATCGACACTGGGGTGCGATATTTGTTACATGAATCCTAAAGGAGATATGGCCAATTTGTACCCTATTATAGAAACGTCATCTACCTTACATATGTGTCGTCATTTCTATGAAAAAGAAATAACATTGCCTACTAAAAGTACTGCAAGACAATTGAACATTCCGGCTCAAAATACGAATACGACAGAAGAGTGGAGCTATGAGCAATTAGCTTCCTTAGCCACATCTGTTGTGATGATTAAGACATTCGGAGAGGATGACAAGGTTTTATGCTTTGGCTCTGGTGTCGTTCTCCATCAAGCGGGGTATATATTGACGAACTTGCATGTTGTGGGTGGTGGAAAATACTATTCTGTGCTATATGAAAATGATACCAACGAGTATATTACCCATCAATTTGTGAAATATCATGATATGCATGATTTGGCTATTTTAAAGGTAGACAGAATTAGCCATCCTTTACCTGTTAAAATGGATGGACAATTAGTTCGAGGGCAAAAAATTGTGGCGATTGGCAGTCCTTTAGGATTGTTTAATTCGGTTTCTGATGGGATTGTTTCCGGCTTTCGTGATATACGACAAATGTCTATGATTCAATTTACGGCTGCTATTTCAAACGGCAGTTCGGGTGGTGCTTTATTGGATATGCATGGTCGATTGGTCGGATTGATTACAGCAGGCTTCGATGATGGTCAAAACCTAAATTTGGCTGTACCTGCCTATTTAATTTATCAGTTTGCTCAAAACTTTATAGAAATAGCGACTTAA
- a CDS encoding ParB/RepB/Spo0J family partition protein, whose protein sequence is MERIKLIWTNINEVFPNPLNPRKNYSTKSEEMQRIIKDKGWETGITCYKKESKYVILSGHRRWFAAQQLGIREIPVLVVHAPKSDAEELDRLGSAQAGKVDWSVYEWAKYTYEMWIVWDKCSYKELSHKMNISESQIASRIKVFQYYPHSEIEENLANGTYTLSALYTLIIWLDKLQKEKSNLVMQYKIEMIRKTMLRKIEMKLVSVNDLRNESFIELTSYEQMSNFLLDPQKKLSEVLFEINGEESKYRNKSRVKTHIMKLNNKQILINNMDFENVEEAKTLLISLNELKDEILNKQEELKRNFLS, encoded by the coding sequence ATGGAAAGAATAAAATTAATTTGGACAAATATAAATGAGGTATTTCCCAATCCTTTGAATCCTCGAAAAAATTACTCAACAAAATCTGAAGAAATGCAGAGAATAATTAAAGATAAGGGTTGGGAAACTGGAATTACATGTTACAAAAAAGAATCAAAATATGTTATTCTTTCTGGACATCGGCGATGGTTTGCAGCTCAACAATTAGGAATAAGAGAAATTCCTGTTTTGGTTGTACATGCACCAAAATCTGATGCTGAAGAACTTGATCGATTAGGTTCTGCTCAAGCTGGAAAAGTTGATTGGAGTGTTTATGAGTGGGCGAAGTACACTTATGAAATGTGGATTGTATGGGATAAATGTTCATATAAAGAGTTGTCTCACAAGATGAACATTAGTGAATCTCAAATTGCAAGTAGAATTAAAGTTTTTCAATATTATCCACATAGTGAAATAGAAGAAAATTTAGCCAATGGTACATATACATTATCTGCTTTATATACTTTAATTATATGGCTAGATAAACTTCAAAAAGAAAAAAGCAATTTAGTTATGCAATATAAGATTGAAATGATTAGAAAAACAATGTTGCGTAAAATTGAAATGAAGTTGGTTAGTGTTAATGATTTAAGAAATGAATCGTTTATAGAACTAACAAGTTATGAACAAATGTCTAATTTTCTTCTTGATCCACAAAAGAAGCTATCAGAGGTACTATTTGAAATTAATGGGGAAGAAAGTAAATATAGAAACAAGAGTAGGGTGAAAACACATATTATGAAGTTAAATAATAAACAAATTCTAATAAATAATATGGATTTTGAAAATGTCGAAGAAGCAAAAACACTTTTAATTAGTTTAAATGAGCTTAAAGACGAAATATTAAACAAACAAGAAGAATTAAAGAGAAATTTCCTTTCGTAG
- a CDS encoding ParB/RepB/Spo0J family partition protein — protein sequence MQASLEWIDIDKILPNPLNPRKDHSIKSNEMQDIINSKGWEEGITCYKNREYYIILSGHRRWYAAKTMGALQLPIFIVEPPKNEAEELDRLGSVQGGQVDWSPYEWAKFTYDTWKNLNEISYSELSKKLGVTQGLITARIRVYQYYPRIEVEDKLENGMYSITMLYYINLWINKLNKYNKTVVESLGEDFIRKQLLKKYENKCFNSQIVNDKSLVNSNNSQEIINFLTDITKKLSDCQLDIISKNQAKNNDFLQNNLIVNTTTNDIKK from the coding sequence TTGCAAGCAAGTTTAGAATGGATCGATATAGATAAAATACTTCCAAATCCGTTGAATCCAAGAAAAGATCATTCAATTAAGTCTAATGAAATGCAAGACATAATAAATTCAAAGGGTTGGGAAGAGGGAATTACTTGTTATAAAAACAGAGAATATTACATAATACTATCAGGTCATAGAAGATGGTATGCTGCAAAAACTATGGGGGCATTACAACTCCCAATATTTATTGTAGAGCCACCAAAAAATGAGGCTGAAGAGTTAGATCGATTGGGTTCTGTACAAGGAGGACAAGTAGATTGGAGTCCTTATGAGTGGGCAAAGTTTACGTATGATACATGGAAAAACCTGAATGAAATTTCATATTCGGAATTATCGAAAAAGCTGGGGGTTACACAAGGGCTAATTACTGCCCGTATAAGAGTATATCAATATTATCCTAGGATCGAAGTGGAGGATAAGCTTGAGAATGGAATGTATTCAATCACTATGTTGTATTATATCAATTTATGGATAAACAAGTTGAATAAATACAATAAAACCGTGGTAGAGTCTTTGGGAGAAGATTTCATTAGAAAACAGCTTCTTAAAAAATATGAAAATAAATGTTTTAATAGTCAAATAGTAAATGATAAATCATTGGTTAACTCCAATAACTCTCAAGAAATAATAAACTTCCTCACAGACATAACAAAAAAATTATCAGATTGTCAATTGGATATTATTTCTAAAAATCAAGCAAAAAATAATGATTTCTTACAAAATAATTTAATAGTAAATACTACAACAAATGATATAAAAAAATAA
- a CDS encoding tRNA dihydrouridine synthase, whose translation MIDNFWRDLPRPFFVLAPMEDVTDVVFRHVVSEAGRPDVFFTEFTNSDSYCHPEGKKSVRGRLLFTEDEQPMVAHIWGDNPEYFREMSIGVAELGFKGIDINMGCPVPNVASRGKGSGLILRPDVAAELIQAAKAGGLPVSVKTRLGYKDVNEWEGWLTHILKQDIANLSIHLRTRKEMSLVDAHWELIPEIKKLRDRIAPNTLLTINGDIPDRQTGLQLAEQYGIDGVMIGRGIFKNPFAFEKEPKEHSSKEYLDLLRLQLDLQDQYAEELPRSITGLHRFFKIYVKGFRGAGELRSQLMNTKSTDEVRALLDNFESNNID comes from the coding sequence ATGATAGATAATTTTTGGCGTGATTTACCAAGACCATTTTTTGTGCTTGCACCGATGGAAGATGTGACAGATGTTGTTTTTCGTCACGTTGTAAGTGAGGCTGGTCGACCAGATGTGTTTTTTACTGAGTTTACAAATTCGGATAGCTACTGTCATCCAGAGGGAAAGAAAAGTGTGCGTGGCCGTTTGCTCTTTACAGAAGATGAGCAGCCAATGGTGGCACATATTTGGGGAGATAATCCCGAGTATTTCCGTGAAATGAGTATTGGTGTGGCAGAGCTGGGGTTTAAAGGAATTGATATTAATATGGGTTGCCCTGTACCGAATGTAGCATCAAGAGGGAAGGGGAGTGGCCTTATTCTCCGTCCAGATGTCGCGGCAGAATTGATTCAAGCAGCAAAAGCGGGCGGACTGCCTGTCAGCGTGAAAACGCGACTTGGCTACAAGGATGTAAATGAGTGGGAGGGTTGGCTAACACATATTTTAAAGCAGGATATTGCGAACCTTTCGATCCATCTGAGAACAAGAAAGGAAATGAGCCTAGTAGATGCGCATTGGGAGCTTATTCCGGAAATCAAAAAATTACGTGACCGTATTGCACCCAATACGCTACTAACAATCAATGGAGATATTCCTGACCGTCAAACGGGACTGCAGCTAGCTGAACAATACGGTATTGATGGGGTGATGATTGGGCGAGGTATTTTTAAAAATCCTTTTGCTTTTGAAAAAGAGCCAAAAGAGCATAGTAGTAAAGAGTATCTTGATCTTTTAAGACTGCAGCTGGATCTTCAAGATCAATATGCGGAAGAACTACCACGTTCCATCACAGGGCTTCATCGCTTCTTCAAAATTTATGTCAAAGGATTCCGTGGAGCAGGCGAATTAAGAAGTCAATTGATGAACACAAAATCAACGGATGAAGTGCGTGCCTTACTGGATAACTTTGAATCAAACAATATTGATTAA
- a CDS encoding AraC family transcriptional regulator, with product MLEDVDSTNHFTKEMIDMAVQLWTRSSISLIDVRYKMLHPDKPIQSYRMPTSMLVYTCGGTANIKLDHTLYQSERFGIFHGGKGTELSIHPTSRSLETYMVLYRAETPPFYKRQIYRLLEHINPFIQTYGFSPGNPIFFKEKFLNMKDHWDQESVLNQFYSKIVLYQIVYEIYNELEKGDILYFQPDYVALAKQYLEQHYSEPVSIQQLIEMLPISRSQLIRLFKKREHKSLQEYLNEIRLDSAKRHLQYTNATIQEIAAGCGFVDGLNLIRMFKKYNHMTPSEYRIKMITEMDINDIDNDYHPHYNERVLDKLVKSKGNEELLMFGKIRNKEIILAAAMSLMLLLSGCSSTAPVNNGATTSPSETQTQTTSNADTKETSQTRIVHTLKGDVEVPVNPQRVVVLYLMGDLLALGIKPVGISTLVGEGDAAIASELDGITTLGDGQPSPEAVLALDPDLIIVTTDEIYDNLNKIAPTLYIPYDLPVEERMEILGKAFGKEDQAKELLDNFYNKVELSKQKLQQAGILDKTVTIMESNKGSMAVMVGMGYGRGSQIIYQYLGMKAPEIVQQKIETSKNDATSMDVSYEVLTQYAGDYVFRSAFEGMEDLSDNRIWNNIPAVKEDRLIDMSFGLFFYNDIFSLDKQLDFVVDSLLNTVK from the coding sequence ATGTTGGAAGATGTGGATTCAACTAATCATTTTACAAAAGAAATGATCGATATGGCTGTACAATTATGGACACGCTCATCCATTTCATTAATAGATGTTCGTTACAAAATGCTTCATCCAGACAAGCCGATCCAAAGTTACAGGATGCCGACTAGTATGTTGGTATATACCTGTGGTGGAACGGCTAATATAAAACTGGATCACACATTATATCAATCGGAACGCTTTGGTATTTTTCATGGAGGGAAAGGAACGGAATTATCGATTCATCCTACTAGCAGAAGTCTTGAGACATACATGGTGCTGTATAGAGCAGAAACTCCTCCATTTTACAAAAGACAAATTTATCGTTTGTTAGAACATATTAATCCGTTTATACAAACGTATGGATTCTCACCAGGGAATCCCATTTTTTTTAAGGAGAAGTTTTTGAATATGAAAGACCATTGGGATCAGGAATCTGTGTTAAATCAATTTTATTCAAAGATTGTTCTGTATCAGATTGTCTATGAGATTTACAATGAGTTGGAGAAGGGAGATATTCTTTATTTCCAGCCCGATTATGTGGCTTTAGCCAAGCAATATCTGGAGCAACACTATAGCGAACCTGTGTCTATTCAACAGCTTATTGAAATGCTACCCATTAGTAGGAGCCAGTTAATTAGGCTTTTTAAAAAACGCGAGCATAAAAGCCTTCAGGAGTACTTGAATGAGATAAGGCTGGATTCAGCAAAGCGGCATTTGCAATACACAAATGCTACTATTCAAGAAATCGCAGCTGGGTGTGGATTTGTGGACGGATTAAATTTAATCCGCATGTTTAAAAAATATAATCATATGACGCCAAGTGAGTATCGGATAAAAATGATAACTGAAATGGACATTAATGATATTGATAATGATTATCACCCTCATTACAATGAGAGAGTACTAGATAAATTAGTCAAATCTAAGGGAAATGAGGAATTATTAATGTTCGGAAAGATAAGAAATAAGGAAATAATATTGGCGGCAGCCATGAGTTTGATGTTGTTGTTATCGGGGTGTTCATCGACTGCGCCTGTCAATAATGGAGCGACGACGAGCCCGTCAGAGACGCAAACACAGACAACATCAAATGCTGATACCAAGGAGACGTCGCAAACGAGAATTGTACACACGCTCAAAGGAGATGTAGAAGTGCCTGTTAACCCACAGCGGGTCGTTGTCTTGTATTTGATGGGCGATCTGCTTGCTCTAGGAATAAAGCCTGTTGGTATCTCCACTCTGGTGGGAGAAGGTGATGCGGCTATCGCTAGCGAATTGGATGGTATCACCACTTTGGGAGATGGGCAACCGAGCCCAGAAGCGGTGCTTGCCCTTGATCCGGATCTCATTATTGTTACAACAGATGAAATTTACGACAATCTTAATAAAATCGCCCCCACTCTTTATATACCATATGATTTACCTGTAGAAGAACGCATGGAAATCTTGGGGAAAGCATTTGGTAAAGAAGACCAGGCCAAAGAACTTTTGGACAATTTTTATAATAAGGTGGAACTAAGCAAGCAGAAGTTGCAGCAAGCTGGTATTTTGGACAAAACCGTCACAATTATGGAAAGCAACAAAGGTTCTATGGCTGTAATGGTGGGGATGGGTTACGGACGTGGGTCACAGATTATTTATCAATATTTAGGAATGAAAGCACCTGAAATTGTGCAACAGAAAATAGAAACCTCCAAAAATGATGCTACTAGCATGGATGTTTCCTACGAAGTATTGACTCAGTATGCTGGTGATTATGTCTTTCGCTCTGCCTTTGAAGGAATGGAAGATTTATCAGACAACCGCATTTGGAATAACATTCCGGCAGTGAAGGAGGACAGACTTATCGATATGAGCTTTGGGTTGTTCTTCTACAATGATATCTTTTCGCTAGATAAGCAGCTTGACTTTGTCGTGGATAGCTTGCTGAATACTGTGAAATAA